tttctggttaATGTACCTAGCAGGCCGCAACTGCTGCAGAAGAGAATCGGGGTACCGGTGCAGTGTGCTCGACTGTGCTCCCCTTGGCCACATCTCCAACACATATTAGGGCGAAGTTCTAAATAGACATTGGGCCCCATTGTGCCAACTGTACGTACTCGGGCTGGAATCTTGGTTGTTATTTGACGGTTATCTGGACGGTTGTTATGTCGATGGCTGTCATGTTGACGATTATCCGGTTGTTTGGCAATCTTCcccttgtttatgaaataacgtTTATCTTGCTTATTTCTCTTTTCAGCTGGAATGTCTATCTCCATTGCATTCTGTCTCTGAGTCGGAACAGCCGCCTGTTGTAGTTCCTGCTTCCTGGGTGATGATGTGGAACGGTCGGTGACAGCGGAAGAGGTGTTTGGTTTGGGGCGACCAAATGCTTTGAGTGCCCCCAACGGCAACGGCACAGGACGGGGAGGAGATTCCGGTTCCTGGTCTTTTAATGGCTCGACAAGACCCAGCTCCTCGTCCAGTCGTTCCAGAAAGTCTGAGTCGCTCATGTTGCCGTCAGACGGTATTCTGAAAAGAGGTAAGATCATTATTACCTGGTATTTTCATTTCTATACGGTGAACACACGGTTTGACTGGCGCAAAtttctctcttttttttttttttttttttttcaggaagataaTTCTTACGGTTTCAATCCACTGGCACCCAGAGACGGTGGGCAGTGCCGGAGGGAAACCTGAGCTTCAGCCGGAGCCGGCGTTTGCCCTTGACGGTGGTTGGTATCAGGGCGATGACCTCAGTCCGAAGACTGGGTGACCACAGACGGGGGTTCGGTTGAGCCTGGATTTTGGATGCTATTCTTGACGGCAAAATCAGTGTCTTCCCTGGTGCTGGCGGTTCCTGTGGGACGGGAGACAGTTGGGGTGGTGGCGTTAACGGAGCAATTGGTGGAAGCGGTGCTGGTCTCAGTGTGGACACCGGTATCAGTGGGGGTGgctgagctacggtttcaacTAACAGGACGGTATCGGTTCCAGGCCACTCCCACTGTGCAGCAGGTCTCCGGTGGGACGGGTTATCCTGGAGCAAACCTTCGATATACCATCGGACGGGGAATCTCAACCGCTCCATCTCCGCACGGTATTTGTCGTCCAGGGATGAGGCCCAATGCTGTTCCTCCTCACCCTGACGGCACGGTAGGCCGGTCGCCACCTCTACGGCCACTAACCCCAACGCCCACAGGTCGACGGACGTGTCATACGGCTCTAGCCTGCGCTGTTCCGGTGCCCAGTACACCATGGTTCCTGCTGGCTCGGTAAGCAGGGGTTGGGCGGTGGTGAGTGTTTCGGCCAACCCAAAATCTGCTAGCAGGAATCGGCACCGGCGGCGTAAGATGTTGGCTGGCTTGATATCTCGGTGTACTATTTGCCGACGATGACACTCCGTCACGGCTGCTGCTAACTGCCGCATCACGCGGAAGAACCGAGACGGCTGGTTCCTCGGCCCTTCTCGACGCAGGAAGGCATTTAGGTCCTCGTCGCACAGAGGCATTACCATAAAAAGGTAGTCTCCCTCTATGATGGCCTCTTGCAGGGGTATTATATTTGTATGTTCTAGGGACCTGAGTATGTCGACTTCCTGGATGGCGTGGTGAGTCAACATAGTCCTTTTCACCGCCACTGCTTGGCCGTGTCGTTGGCCTCTATAGACACGCCCAAAACTGCCTTCTCCCAAGATCTCCCCCAGGTGTAAATGTTCCATCTGAAACATGTTAACTAGACACCTTTTGTCTTACGGAACACTGGTTCTGGTTGgccgagcaactacagttattcagatcaacaggtaaacggaaaataataatataatcggtaacggaaaaattatatacatatgtatattcggtaacggaaaaataatatatattcggtaacggatAAAAAcataacggatttcctcctttcagaggttatttctatagaacggttaacggatcatgtcaataatattattatgcatgaaatggttttaaatctttaatgtgtatgttagtgatttttctaccctctgtatctttcaggtcatagacgacaggtgaaacgactttaacaacggtgaacggaccggaaaacttcggagccaacttggcggcgaaactgtcaacggcagaggataaaggacggtcccggcgtagaactttatctcccacatggtatcggatttctcttcgtcgaagattgta
The window above is part of the Coccinella septempunctata chromosome 8, icCocSept1.1, whole genome shotgun sequence genome. Proteins encoded here:
- the LOC123318282 gene encoding cyclin-dependent kinase 1-like, with the translated sequence MFQMEHLHLGEILGEGSFGRVYRGQRHGQAVAVKRTMLTHHAIQEVDILRSLEHTNIIPLQEAIIEGDYLFMVMPLCDEDLNAFLRREGPRNQPSRFFRVMRQLAAAVTECHRRQIVHRDIKPANILRRRCRFLLADFGLAETLTTAQPLLTEPAGTMVYWAPEQRRLEPYDTSVDLWALGLVAVEVATGLPCRQGEEEQHWASSLDDKYRAEMERLRFPVRWYIEGLLQDNPSHRRPAAQWEWPGTDTVLLVETVAQPPPLIPVSTLRPAPLPPIAPLTPPPQLSPVPQEPPAPGKTLILPSRIASKIQAQPNPRLWSPSLRTEVIALIPTTVKGKRRLRLKLRFPSGTAHRLWVPVD